Proteins encoded by one window of Bryobacteraceae bacterium:
- a CDS encoding carboxypeptidase-like regulatory domain-containing protein, with protein MRLSHYLAPLLLAPALAPAQTTFAVITGSVTDPGGAAVPGATVEVTHVASNYNYTTQSNESGVYTLAQLREGVYVLRAKAAGFQEFVVQQIRLVARDQRRIDVSLKVGAVETAIEVSAGATLIETETARIGDSKSADQLKSVPLNTRSLYNFLALTPGVLAASGQATRRFAGSRVNQSEQSIDGITVSNGYDGTQISPLVSYIESYEEVRVDMANNSADIGSVGQVTIISKSGTNDIHGAAFDYYTTPWFRARNPFAAQRGTGIVHQPGFSIGGPIYLPKVYDGRNKTFFFFSFETSRGSNVLQLLNPTVPLEPWRSGNFAVSNTNVRDPFASNQPFPDRQIPQSRINAVSQRIQDRFYPLPNQFPGSTSLRARNYVEQVSRPFDPNTYFTTRIDHRFSEKSFLFARWTFDRSYSRAFEGNLPTIGRRWQTRDTRALSGSYTHQITPTLIFESRYGLAFNDNPRNGPILGREIISELGITGLVDNLPDINGLPNIGFQGLAVQGLSQTQWRHPGFRNFQHQWQEHLNWFRGRHSLKAGLIIGTVNFQDSQAPAALFGQFRFSNRFTGFPYADFLLGIPTTAQRAAPQLHIDRRRWAYDFFVTDDFKVAQNLTLNLGLRYELHPGFREKNGLQSTFDIASGSIVVPDGSLSKVSPLLPLDYVNVIEGSAVGLSGGRLFKTDRNNFAPRIGVAWRPFGPDTVIRAGYGFFYDVVPPRENAGGSPFVVNEPTFTNPANAPTVIFPLAFPSTGTGGPSTVGLPAAIRRDMRNPFSMQYNATIEHQHWSTGFRVSYIGTNTRQGEWGYNFNQPAPDSRAFIDKARPFPNYPAITYLSNGAGHQYHGLMMEAERRFAQGLAYQVSWTWARDIGDLDRNQQPENAFDRVRERAVWHDMPTHRVSGNLIYQLPFGKGKRFLNSAGRGLNLVAGGWELSYIYSYYSGQRVTPLWTGPDPVGTAFTRSRTPPTVTIRADHLSNANFPADLRSTDRWFDTSAFGPVSPGRYGTSAKNVIIGPDSRVWSAGLYKYFDVSERFRIRLELTGGNILNHPNYNVPASNLSQSANFGVISGVGGTSSLDQSGPRSFRTAIRAEW; from the coding sequence GCGTCTGTCTCACTACCTGGCTCCGCTTCTGCTTGCGCCCGCTCTGGCGCCCGCCCAGACCACGTTCGCCGTTATCACCGGCTCGGTGACGGACCCTGGCGGAGCCGCCGTGCCCGGGGCCACCGTGGAGGTGACCCACGTCGCCAGCAACTACAACTACACCACGCAATCGAACGAATCCGGCGTTTACACGCTGGCCCAGTTGCGCGAAGGCGTTTACGTCTTGCGGGCCAAGGCCGCCGGGTTCCAGGAGTTCGTCGTTCAGCAGATCCGGCTGGTGGCGCGCGATCAGCGCCGCATCGACGTCAGCCTCAAGGTCGGCGCCGTGGAGACGGCCATTGAGGTGAGCGCGGGCGCGACGCTGATTGAGACCGAAACGGCGCGCATCGGCGATTCGAAAAGCGCGGACCAACTGAAATCCGTGCCTCTCAACACGCGGTCTCTCTACAACTTCCTCGCCCTTACGCCGGGCGTGCTGGCCGCCTCCGGGCAGGCGACGCGGCGTTTCGCGGGAAGCCGCGTCAACCAGTCTGAACAATCGATCGACGGCATCACGGTGAGCAACGGCTACGACGGCACGCAAATCTCCCCGCTGGTCAGCTACATCGAAAGTTACGAGGAAGTGCGCGTCGACATGGCCAACAACAGCGCAGACATCGGATCGGTGGGCCAGGTGACGATCATCTCGAAGTCGGGAACCAACGACATCCACGGGGCCGCCTTCGACTACTACACAACCCCCTGGTTCCGCGCGCGGAACCCGTTCGCCGCACAGCGCGGAACCGGCATCGTCCATCAGCCGGGTTTCTCGATCGGCGGACCCATCTACCTGCCGAAGGTCTACGACGGCCGGAACAAGACGTTCTTCTTTTTCTCGTTCGAAACCTCGCGCGGCAGCAACGTGCTGCAGCTTCTGAACCCCACTGTCCCGCTCGAGCCATGGCGCTCCGGCAACTTCGCGGTGTCCAACACCAACGTTCGCGACCCGTTCGCCTCCAACCAGCCTTTCCCCGATCGCCAGATCCCGCAGTCGCGCATCAACGCCGTCTCACAGCGAATTCAGGACCGCTTCTATCCGTTGCCGAACCAGTTCCCCGGCTCCACTTCGCTGCGCGCGCGCAACTACGTCGAGCAGGTCTCCCGGCCCTTCGACCCCAATACGTACTTCACCACGCGCATCGATCACCGGTTCTCGGAAAAGTCGTTCCTGTTCGCCCGCTGGACGTTTGACCGATCTTATTCCCGCGCCTTCGAAGGCAACCTTCCAACGATCGGCCGCCGCTGGCAGACGCGCGACACCCGTGCGCTGAGCGGCTCCTACACCCACCAGATCACGCCCACGCTCATCTTCGAATCGCGCTACGGCCTGGCGTTCAACGACAATCCGCGCAACGGCCCGATTCTCGGCCGTGAAATCATTTCCGAGCTGGGCATCACCGGCCTCGTCGACAATCTGCCCGACATCAATGGGTTGCCGAACATCGGCTTCCAGGGGCTCGCCGTTCAGGGCCTTTCACAGACGCAGTGGCGTCATCCCGGCTTCCGCAACTTCCAGCACCAGTGGCAGGAGCACCTGAACTGGTTCCGCGGCCGGCACTCGCTGAAGGCCGGCCTCATCATCGGAACGGTGAATTTCCAGGACAGCCAGGCCCCGGCCGCTCTGTTCGGCCAGTTCCGGTTCTCGAACCGCTTCACCGGCTTCCCCTACGCCGACTTCCTGCTCGGCATCCCGACCACGGCGCAGCGTGCGGCTCCGCAACTCCACATCGACCGCCGGCGCTGGGCCTACGACTTCTTCGTCACCGACGACTTTAAAGTCGCCCAGAACCTGACCCTGAACCTCGGTCTGCGCTACGAGCTTCACCCCGGCTTCCGCGAGAAGAACGGCCTGCAATCCACCTTCGATATCGCCAGCGGCTCAATCGTTGTCCCGGACGGCTCGCTCAGCAAGGTGAGCCCGCTACTGCCGCTCGACTACGTGAATGTGATCGAGGGAAGCGCGGTGGGGCTCTCCGGCGGCCGTCTCTTCAAGACGGACAGGAACAACTTCGCGCCCCGCATCGGTGTCGCCTGGAGGCCGTTCGGCCCCGATACCGTGATCCGGGCGGGCTATGGTTTCTTCTACGACGTGGTGCCGCCGAGGGAGAACGCCGGCGGGTCGCCGTTCGTGGTGAACGAGCCGACATTCACCAACCCTGCGAACGCACCCACGGTGATCTTCCCGCTGGCCTTTCCCTCCACCGGCACCGGGGGTCCGAGCACCGTCGGGCTGCCCGCCGCCATCCGCCGCGACATGCGCAACCCGTTTTCGATGCAATACAACGCCACCATCGAACACCAGCACTGGAGCACGGGGTTCCGCGTATCCTACATCGGCACCAACACGCGCCAGGGCGAGTGGGGCTATAACTTCAACCAGCCGGCTCCCGATAGCCGCGCGTTCATCGACAAGGCGCGGCCGTTCCCGAACTATCCGGCAATCACTTACTTGAGCAACGGCGCCGGCCACCAGTATCACGGACTCATGATGGAAGCCGAGCGCCGCTTCGCGCAAGGGCTCGCCTACCAGGTGTCGTGGACGTGGGCGCGCGATATTGGCGACCTCGACCGCAATCAGCAACCCGAGAACGCCTTCGATCGCGTCCGCGAACGGGCCGTCTGGCACGACATGCCCACCCACCGCGTCAGCGGCAACCTGATCTATCAGCTTCCGTTTGGCAAGGGCAAGAGGTTCCTCAACAGCGCCGGCCGGGGACTCAATCTCGTCGCCGGCGGCTGGGAGCTCAGTTACATCTACAGTTACTACTCCGGCCAGCGCGTTACGCCGCTGTGGACTGGCCCGGACCCGGTGGGAACCGCATTCACACGGAGCCGGACGCCACCCACCGTAACCATCCGCGCCGATCATCTGAGCAACGCGAATTTCCCGGCCGATCTGCGCTCCACGGATCGCTGGTTCGACACCTCGGCCTTCGGTCCGGTCTCGCCGGGCCGCTACGGAACGTCGGCCAAGAATGTGATCATCGGGCCGGATTCCCGCGTCTGGAGCGCGGGGCTGTACAAGTACTTCGATGTCAGCGAGCGGTTCCGCATCCGGCTGGAACTCACCGGCGGCAACATACTGAATCACCCGAACTACAACGTCCCGGCAAGCAACCTTTCGCAGTCGGCGAACTTCGGCGTGATCAGCGGGGTGGGCGGGACGTCGTCGCTCGATCAATCCGGGCCGCGCTCGTTCCGGACGGCGATCCGGGCCGAGTGGTAG
- a CDS encoding cupin, with protein MPTLINAPTVIAAAGNKPKLIEEYAGRVRTGSTDISIARMKSPEGWVEPGQTPEFDEYTLVIGGTLRVESRDGVLDVGAGQAVIVRAREWVRYSSPAAGGAEYVAVCLPAFSPDTVHRDG; from the coding sequence GTGCCCACGCTGATCAATGCACCCACGGTGATTGCCGCCGCCGGAAACAAACCGAAGCTGATTGAGGAGTACGCGGGCCGGGTTCGCACGGGCTCGACCGATATCAGCATCGCGAGGATGAAGAGCCCGGAGGGTTGGGTGGAGCCGGGCCAAACGCCGGAGTTCGACGAATACACGCTGGTGATCGGCGGAACGCTGCGCGTCGAGTCGCGCGACGGAGTGCTCGATGTAGGGGCGGGGCAGGCGGTGATCGTGCGCGCCCGGGAGTGGGTGCGCTATTCGAGTCCGGCCGCCGGCGGAGCGGAGTATGTAGCGGTGTGTCTGCCGGCGTTCTCCCCGGATACGGTCCACCGGGACGGGTGA
- a CDS encoding APC family permease: MTESESQPPSSRPATSPSPNTAKVVVATTVALSFISFWRGASIVLSDLASTMFYVGGITEQAIGKSAPWFVMAVMLFSFAVRSIYMESSSMFVRGGVYVVVRDSMGPFLAKISVSALVVDYVLTGPISVVSAGLYLGGLVHDTSVLAGHEFHLEPRMFATVFGVVVTVYFWWNNIKGIHESSAKALRIMQITTAMVAMILIWAPLTLLLQGGAELPPAPSAENLRFTPESLGWLEGTMWPQIASVALLIAFGHSLLAMSGFETLAQVYREIGYPKLTNLKRTANTVCIYALCSTGLISLLAVMIIPDAVRPKYYDNLIGGLAMSLAGPYLLRLLFQIFVVFVGVLILSGAVNTSMIGANGILNRVAEDGVLLEWFRKPQRKYGTTYRIVSLIALLQIATILASRGDVVLLGEAYAFGVVWSFFLKSLGVLVLRFQRHDQEYKTPGNLHIGGREIPFGLVAVTLALFLVAIANLLTKKMATQYGIAFTVVLLAVFLISERINQRRRSSEEKLLEEFNLDYQPEVLDSSLQVRPGAILVAVRDHRRLSHLERILGKTNVNRHDIVVMSVRTLNAGAAEYDLAENQLFSRDERELFSHVVTLAEKHGKHVELLVAPGVDPFETMVQAAHKLKAARLVTGVSNTMRGDELAHRIGRAWERLPEPRHGFSLEVLAPDRKPQYFNLGPHPPRLWPEDVDRVHDLWLSASADPRIGSDLHHRDVVGLALRRLESDLRGAAREQVLRELLRESSIPGPDVGGPKH, from the coding sequence TTGACCGAATCCGAATCCCAGCCTCCCAGTAGCCGCCCGGCTACAAGTCCTTCCCCCAACACAGCCAAGGTCGTCGTCGCCACCACGGTGGCGCTATCGTTCATTTCATTCTGGCGCGGCGCGTCGATCGTGCTGAGCGACCTTGCTTCGACGATGTTCTACGTCGGCGGCATCACAGAGCAGGCGATCGGAAAATCCGCCCCGTGGTTCGTGATGGCGGTGATGCTGTTCAGCTTCGCCGTGCGGTCAATCTACATGGAAAGCTCGTCGATGTTCGTGCGCGGCGGCGTGTATGTCGTCGTCCGCGATTCGATGGGGCCCTTCCTCGCGAAGATATCGGTGTCGGCGCTGGTTGTCGACTACGTGCTCACGGGGCCGATCAGCGTGGTGAGCGCGGGACTGTATTTGGGCGGGCTCGTCCACGACACAAGCGTTCTCGCGGGGCACGAGTTCCATCTCGAGCCGCGGATGTTCGCCACTGTATTTGGCGTGGTGGTGACGGTGTACTTCTGGTGGAACAACATCAAGGGGATTCACGAATCGAGCGCGAAAGCGCTGCGGATCATGCAGATCACGACGGCCATGGTGGCGATGATCCTCATCTGGGCGCCGCTAACCCTGCTGTTGCAGGGCGGGGCGGAATTGCCGCCCGCGCCGTCGGCGGAGAACCTCCGCTTCACGCCGGAATCGCTCGGTTGGCTCGAAGGGACGATGTGGCCGCAGATCGCGTCGGTAGCGCTGCTGATCGCTTTCGGGCACTCCCTGCTCGCCATGAGCGGCTTTGAGACGCTGGCGCAGGTCTACCGCGAGATCGGCTATCCGAAGCTCACCAACCTCAAGCGCACGGCGAACACCGTGTGCATCTATGCGCTTTGTTCGACGGGGCTCATCAGCCTGCTGGCGGTGATGATCATTCCGGACGCGGTGCGGCCGAAATACTACGACAACCTGATCGGCGGACTCGCGATGAGCCTCGCCGGACCGTACCTGCTGCGGCTTCTGTTCCAGATCTTCGTGGTGTTCGTGGGCGTGCTGATTCTTTCCGGCGCGGTGAATACGTCGATGATCGGCGCCAACGGGATCCTGAACCGCGTGGCCGAAGACGGCGTTCTGCTCGAATGGTTCCGCAAGCCGCAGCGCAAATACGGCACAACGTACCGCATCGTCTCGCTGATCGCTCTGCTGCAGATCGCGACCATTCTCGCCAGCCGCGGCGACGTCGTTCTGCTCGGCGAGGCATATGCGTTCGGCGTGGTGTGGAGTTTCTTCCTGAAGTCGCTGGGTGTGCTGGTGCTGCGGTTCCAGCGGCACGACCAGGAGTACAAAACGCCGGGCAACCTGCACATCGGCGGGCGCGAGATCCCGTTCGGGCTGGTGGCTGTGACGCTCGCCCTGTTCCTTGTGGCGATCGCCAACCTGCTCACCAAGAAGATGGCCACGCAGTACGGCATCGCATTCACGGTGGTGCTGCTGGCGGTGTTCCTCATCTCCGAGCGCATCAACCAGCGGCGGCGGAGCAGCGAGGAGAAGCTGCTCGAGGAGTTCAACCTCGACTATCAGCCCGAGGTGCTCGACAGCTCCCTGCAGGTGCGTCCGGGCGCGATCCTGGTAGCCGTGCGCGATCACCGCCGGCTCTCGCACCTCGAACGGATTCTCGGGAAGACCAACGTGAACCGGCACGACATCGTCGTGATGTCGGTACGCACGCTGAACGCCGGAGCGGCCGAGTACGACCTCGCCGAGAACCAGTTGTTCTCGCGCGACGAACGGGAATTGTTCAGCCACGTGGTGACGCTCGCCGAGAAGCACGGCAAGCACGTGGAGCTGCTGGTGGCGCCGGGCGTGGACCCGTTCGAGACCATGGTGCAGGCGGCGCACAAGCTGAAAGCGGCCCGGCTGGTCACCGGCGTTTCGAACACGATGCGCGGCGATGAGCTGGCGCATCGCATCGGCCGGGCATGGGAGCGGCTGCCCGAACCGCGCCACGGCTTCTCGCTCGAAGTACTGGCGCCGGACCGGAAGCCGCAATACTTCAACCTCGGTCCGCATCCGCCGCGGCTTTGGCCGGAGGATGTGGATCGGGTGCATGATCTGTGGCTGTCGGCGTCGGCGGATCCGCGAATCGGGTCGGACCTGCATCACCGCGACGTGGTCGGCCTGGCGCTGCGGCGGCTGGAGTCGGACCTACGAGGCGCGGCGCGGGAGCAGGTGCTACGGGAGTTGCTGCGCGAGTCGAGCATTCCGGGTCCGGACGTGGGCGGCCCCAAACACTGA
- a CDS encoding sulfatase-like hydrolase/transferase — MIARRKLLAAPFALTARTMAAAQREAPNVLLILCDQMRGDAMSGLGSPNARTPHIDRLGREGVLFERCFSNNPVCLPSRKSIFSGRFPHEHGSLTNGDGDHLPFAGSLAAALAARGYRTGYVGKNHTFEKPEMERFDFARVRDREPFRQYSRWARPNWHMDSPWPESKCYGSVNTADALRFLDERGASRDPFFLTVSYFDPHPPYMAPSGYTARYASRDMKLPNTVAPSAVSARLAAHSAAMEFDKQTDADLTETMRYYYAAIEYGVDAQVGALMAALDKRGLRGSTLVLFAADHGDFMGHYRMVRKGMLLYDHLLHVPLIARHPALASGGLRVRDTVQLVDLFPTILEAAGAMPPEGVELRGASILPLARGGSRKEIAAFASAGYAHTDAARIAKGEKEKPLHTRVLDTVMRPEFRAATIRTPEWRMTLSEADPPELFRIDGGAGERANVAAEKAHSSVRRNLEKRIAGHWRW, encoded by the coding sequence ATGATCGCGCGGCGGAAGCTCCTGGCGGCGCCTTTCGCCCTCACGGCGCGAACGATGGCGGCGGCGCAGCGCGAAGCGCCCAACGTCCTGTTGATTCTCTGCGACCAGATGCGCGGCGACGCGATGAGCGGCCTCGGGTCGCCGAACGCGCGCACGCCGCATATTGACCGGCTCGGCCGCGAAGGTGTGCTGTTCGAGCGCTGCTTTTCGAACAACCCGGTGTGCCTGCCGTCGAGGAAGTCGATCTTCAGCGGGCGCTTTCCGCACGAGCACGGCTCGCTCACCAACGGCGACGGCGATCACCTGCCCTTTGCCGGCTCCCTCGCCGCAGCGCTCGCCGCCCGCGGCTACCGCACCGGGTACGTCGGCAAGAACCATACGTTCGAAAAGCCGGAGATGGAGCGCTTCGACTTTGCCCGCGTCCGGGACCGGGAGCCCTTCCGGCAGTACTCGCGCTGGGCGCGGCCCAACTGGCACATGGATTCACCATGGCCGGAGAGCAAGTGCTACGGGAGCGTCAACACGGCCGACGCGCTTCGCTTCCTGGATGAACGCGGCGCATCGCGCGACCCGTTCTTTCTAACCGTGAGTTACTTCGATCCGCACCCGCCCTACATGGCGCCGTCGGGTTACACGGCCCGCTATGCGTCGCGCGACATGAAGTTACCGAATACCGTGGCGCCGTCCGCGGTCAGCGCGCGCCTGGCGGCCCACTCGGCGGCGATGGAGTTCGACAAGCAAACCGACGCCGACCTCACTGAGACGATGCGCTACTACTACGCGGCCATCGAGTACGGCGTGGACGCGCAGGTGGGCGCGCTGATGGCCGCCCTCGATAAACGCGGCCTGCGCGGCTCGACCCTCGTGCTCTTCGCCGCCGATCATGGCGATTTCATGGGCCACTACCGCATGGTTCGCAAAGGCATGCTCCTCTACGATCACCTGCTGCACGTGCCGCTGATCGCGCGCCACCCCGCGCTCGCCTCCGGCGGCCTGCGCGTCCGCGATACGGTCCAACTCGTCGATCTGTTCCCGACGATCCTCGAAGCCGCCGGCGCCATGCCTCCGGAAGGCGTGGAATTGCGCGGCGCGAGCATCCTGCCGCTGGCCCGTGGGGGCTCCCGCAAGGAAATCGCGGCCTTCGCCTCCGCCGGCTACGCGCACACCGACGCCGCGCGGATCGCTAAGGGCGAGAAAGAAAAGCCGCTGCACACTCGCGTGCTCGATACCGTGATGCGCCCGGAATTCCGTGCGGCCACTATCCGAACGCCCGAATGGCGCATGACGCTCAGCGAGGCGGACCCGCCGGAGCTGTTCCGCATAGATGGCGGCGCCGGGGAGCGCGCCAATGTCGCCGCGGAAAAGGCGCACTCATCGGTGCGGCGCAATCTCGAGAAACGAATCGCCGGCCACTGGCGCTGGTAG
- the aroF gene encoding 3-deoxy-7-phosphoheptulonate synthase, producing MIISMKLHSTRPEIDEVCKRIEDFGYKIHTITGEERVVIAAIGVGDVTNCLESLEAMPQVERAVRISAPYKFVSREYRQEPTRIKTCSCEIGGDEFVVMAGPCSVESERQIMESAEAVAAAGGKVLRGGAFKPRTSPYDFQGLEEEGLKLLKKAREATGLAIITEVMSDRDVGLVAEYADILQIGARNMQNFALLKRLGGAGRPVLLKRGLSSTLKELLMSAEYVVAHGNQEVMLCERGIRTFETATRNTCDISAVPVLRELTHLPVVLDPSHATGKRSLVPALSRAGVAIGADALLMEIHPCPEKAWSDGAQSLHLDTFTRLMRDLDPYVALWRESRMAAVPA from the coding sequence ATGATCATCTCGATGAAGCTGCATAGCACCCGTCCCGAGATCGACGAGGTCTGCAAGCGGATTGAAGATTTCGGTTACAAAATCCACACCATCACCGGCGAAGAGCGGGTGGTGATCGCAGCCATCGGAGTCGGCGACGTCACCAATTGCCTCGAATCGCTCGAAGCGATGCCGCAGGTCGAGCGCGCGGTCCGTATCTCGGCGCCTTATAAGTTCGTGAGCCGCGAGTATCGCCAGGAGCCGACGCGCATCAAGACGTGCAGTTGCGAGATCGGTGGCGATGAGTTCGTCGTAATGGCCGGGCCGTGTTCGGTGGAGAGCGAAAGGCAGATCATGGAGTCCGCGGAAGCCGTGGCCGCGGCCGGCGGCAAAGTGCTCCGCGGCGGCGCCTTCAAGCCGCGCACTTCGCCGTATGATTTCCAGGGCCTGGAGGAAGAAGGCCTGAAGCTGCTGAAGAAAGCGCGCGAAGCCACCGGGCTCGCAATTATCACCGAAGTGATGAGTGACCGCGACGTGGGCCTGGTGGCCGAATACGCCGACATCCTGCAGATCGGCGCGCGCAACATGCAGAACTTCGCGTTGCTGAAGCGGCTCGGCGGCGCCGGGCGGCCCGTCCTGCTGAAGCGCGGCCTGAGTTCGACGCTCAAAGAACTGCTGATGTCGGCCGAGTACGTCGTCGCCCACGGCAACCAGGAAGTGATGCTGTGCGAACGCGGCATTCGCACATTCGAAACCGCCACGCGGAACACCTGCGACATCTCGGCCGTGCCCGTCCTGCGCGAACTCACCCATCTGCCCGTCGTGCTCGATCCGAGTCACGCCACCGGCAAGCGCAGCCTCGTCCCGGCCCTGTCGCGCGCGGGCGTGGCCATCGGCGCCGACGCGCTTCTCATGGAAATCCACCCGTGTCCGGAGAAGGCGTGGAGCGATGGCGCGCAGTCCCTCCACCTCGATACGTTCACCAGGCTGATGCGCGACCTCGATCCGTATGTTGCGCTCTGGCGTGAATCGCGGATGGCGGCCGTGCCCGCCTAG
- a CDS encoding arylsulfatase produces MTRRQCITLPAFAQAAARAQPRRTRPNILFVMTDQQRGDCTGAAGNRAIRTPNMDRIAAEGVNFSNAFSSTPTCTPARTALLTGLSPWHHGMLAMVRMADRYPLEKPRALRDGGYYTMAIGKNHFSPMRNGHGYHRMLLDEHCGCGNVHDPEMAAKRAAEDRSDYEAWFWSTAPTLDPHATLLGWNDYAAKSFALPEHLHPTVWTGQSAVRFIDQYKGDEPFFLKVSFIRPHSPYDPPSRFMKMYADAPLPEARAGKWASRFEQPNSDRPDIWRGKLDPAVIRRSRQGYYGCITQVDEQIGQIFGALERRGWYDETLIVFTSDHGDMTGDQNLWRKSYAYQPSTHVPMMMRWPTGLVSARRGQTMPQPVELRDILPTFLDAASVPATRPLDGRSLLELVRRNGAGWRDYVDLEHGICYSLDNQWNALTDGKTKYIYHARHGEEQLFDLEKDPGELNDLAGDATETARLRLWRSRMVEHLSERGAPYVVSGRLGTREKSPNTSPHFPA; encoded by the coding sequence ATGACCCGCCGCCAGTGCATAACGCTCCCCGCCTTCGCCCAAGCCGCCGCCCGGGCACAGCCTCGGCGCACCCGGCCGAACATCCTCTTCGTGATGACCGACCAGCAGCGCGGCGACTGCACCGGCGCCGCCGGCAACCGCGCCATCCGGACTCCGAACATGGATCGCATCGCGGCCGAAGGCGTCAATTTCAGCAACGCCTTTTCGTCCACGCCCACCTGCACTCCGGCGCGCACGGCGCTGCTCACCGGACTCTCGCCGTGGCATCACGGAATGCTCGCCATGGTGCGAATGGCGGACCGCTACCCGCTCGAAAAGCCGCGCGCCTTGCGGGACGGCGGCTATTACACGATGGCCATCGGTAAGAATCACTTCTCGCCGATGCGCAACGGCCACGGATACCATCGCATGCTGCTCGACGAGCACTGCGGGTGTGGAAACGTTCACGATCCGGAGATGGCCGCCAAACGCGCCGCCGAGGACCGGTCCGACTACGAAGCCTGGTTCTGGTCGACGGCGCCAACGCTCGACCCGCACGCGACGCTGCTCGGCTGGAACGACTACGCCGCGAAGTCCTTCGCCCTGCCCGAGCACCTGCATCCGACGGTGTGGACCGGGCAATCGGCGGTTCGCTTCATCGATCAATACAAGGGCGACGAGCCGTTCTTTCTGAAGGTGAGCTTCATCCGGCCGCACAGCCCGTACGATCCGCCTTCGCGGTTCATGAAGATGTACGCCGATGCCCCGCTTCCGGAGGCGCGCGCGGGAAAGTGGGCGTCGCGCTTCGAGCAGCCGAACAGCGATAGGCCTGACATCTGGCGCGGCAAGCTCGACCCGGCCGTGATTCGCCGCTCGCGTCAGGGCTACTATGGCTGCATCACACAGGTGGACGAACAGATCGGGCAGATCTTCGGAGCGCTCGAACGGCGCGGCTGGTATGACGAGACGCTCATCGTGTTCACGTCGGACCACGGCGACATGACGGGCGATCAGAATCTCTGGCGGAAGTCCTATGCCTACCAGCCTTCGACGCACGTGCCGATGATGATGCGCTGGCCCACCGGACTTGTTTCGGCGCGGCGCGGACAGACGATGCCGCAGCCGGTGGAGTTGCGCGACATTCTGCCGACGTTTCTGGATGCGGCGTCGGTTCCGGCCACGCGCCCGCTCGACGGCCGGAGCCTGCTCGAGCTGGTGCGCCGCAACGGCGCCGGGTGGCGCGACTACGTCGATCTCGAGCACGGCATCTGCTACAGCCTGGACAACCAATGGAACGCGCTCACCGACGGGAAGACGAAGTACATCTACCACGCGCGGCACGGCGAGGAGCAGCTATTCGATCTCGAGAAGGATCCGGGCGAGTTGAACGATCTCGCCGGCGATGCCACGGAAACGGCGCGGCTACGGCTGTGGCGGAGCCGGATGGTGGAGCACCTTTCCGAGCGCGGGGCTCCCTACGTAGTAAGTGGGCGGCTGGGTACCCGCGAGAAGAGTCCGAATACATCACCGCATTTCCCGGCGTAA